Proteins encoded by one window of Thunnus thynnus chromosome 3, fThuThy2.1, whole genome shotgun sequence:
- the ppp1r27b gene encoding protein phosphatase 1 regulatory subunit 27b, whose translation MKYYECPVSKSMRIKAYTEDCGVPVSCKSSSSSLKPIRNVHFPNDIVFQDYVRHGELERIGLFIRARRVSLDTIYHSGMAAIHEAVLSGNLECVKLLVNYGADIHQRDEEGWTPLHMACSDGFPHIARYLLSLGADPELENDCGERPADLIDPENQELLELFGVAVDD comes from the exons ATGAAGTACTACGAGTGCCCCGTTTCCAAGAGCATGAGAATCAAGGCTTACACTGAGGACTGTGGCGTCCCAGTCAGCTGCAAgagctcctcttcttctctgaaGCCCATCCGCAATGTGCACTTCCCCAATGACATCGTTTTCCAGGACTATGTCCGACACGGCGAGTTGGAGAGGATTGGACTTTTCATCCGAGCCAGAAGAGTCAGCCTGGACACCATCTACCACTCTG GCATGGCTGCCATCCACGAGGCCGTCCTGTCGGGGAACCTGGAGTGTGTGAAGCTGCTGGTCAACTACGGAGCAGATATCCACCAGAGAGACGAGGAGGGATGGACCCCACTGCACATGGCCTGCAGCGACGGCTTCCCACATATTGCACG ctACCTTCTCTCGCTGGGCGCTGACCCTGAGCTCGAGAACGACTGCGGGGAGAGGCCAGCTGACCTCATCGACCCGGAGAAccaggagctgctggagctcTTCGGCGTAGCTGTCGATGACTGA